The Panicum hallii strain FIL2 chromosome 9, PHallii_v3.1, whole genome shotgun sequence genome has a window encoding:
- the LOC112876728 gene encoding ent-kaurenoic acid oxidase-like isoform X1 encodes MAGPGLLAAVAAVLVVAIDAVVRRAHGWAREASLGAGRRARLPPGDMGWPVVGAMWAFLWAFRSGDPDSFIGSFIRRFGRAGMYRAFMFSSPTILVATPDACKRVLMDDDGFAEGWPKATVALIGSKSFLTLPCEEHRRLRKLTAAPINGSDALSTYLGFIDRTVAEALRRWSDAGEIEFLTELRRVTFQVIVQIFLTSADDATMRALERSYTDLNYGIRAMAINLPGFAFHKAFKARKKLVSVLQGALNERRVATTKGLPKSNMDMMDRLIEAEDEHGRRLDDEEIIDILIMYLIAGHESSAHISMWATVFLQENPEIFAKAKAEQEEIIQNIPPTQKRISLRDFRKMEYLSQVIDETLRFVNISFVSFREAKKDVSVNAGYLIPKGWKVQLWYRGVHMDPEVYPDPKKFNPSRWEDYSARAGTFLPFGLGTRLCPGNDLAKLEISIFLHHFLLGYKLTRTNPSCRIRYLPHPRPVDNCLAKITKVSDEQ; translated from the exons ATGGCAGGCCCGGGCTTGTTGGCAGCGGTTGCCGCCGTGTTGGTCGTGGCCATCGACGCCGTCGTACGGAGGGCCCACGGGTGGGCCAGGGAGGCCTCCCTCGGCGCCGGAAGGCGGGCACGGCTGCCGCCGGGGGACATGGGGTGGCCCGTCGTCGGCGCCATGTGGGCGTTCCTCTGGGCCTTCAGGTCCGGCGACCCCGACTCCTTCATCGGCTCCTTCATCCGACG GTTCGGGCGCGCCGGCATGTACAGGGCCTTCATGTTCAGCAGCCCGACGATCCTGGTGGCCACCCCGGACGCCTGCAAGCGGGTGCTCATGGACGACGACGGCTTCGCCGAAGGGTGGCCCAAGGCCACCGTCGCGCTCATCGGCAGCAAGTCCTTCCTCACCTTGCCCTGCGAGGAGCACCGGAGGCTGAGGAAGCTCACGGCCGCGCCCATCAACGGCTCCGACGCGCTCAGCACGTACCTTGGCTTCATCGACCGCACCGTGGCGGAGGCGCTGCGCCGGTGGTCCGACGCCGGCGAGATCGAGTTCCTGACGGAGCTGCGGCGGGTGACGTTCCAGGTCATCGTGCAGATATTCCTGACCTCCGCGGACGACGCCACCATGCGGGCGCTGGAGAGGAGCTACACCGACCTCAACTACGGGATTAGAGCCATGGCCATTAACCTTCCCGGCTTCGCCTTCCACAAGGCTTTCAAG GCTCGCAAGAAGCTGGTATCTGTGCTGCAGGGTGCTCTGAACGAGAGGAGGGTGGCGACGACGAAGGGTCTCCCCAAGTCGAACATGGACATGATGGATCGCCTGATCGAGGCCGAGGACGAGCATGGCAGGAGGCTGGACGACGAGGAGATCATTGACATCCTCATCATGTACCTGATCGCGGGGCATGAGTCCTCCGCACACATCTCCATGTGGGCTACGGTGTTTCTGCAGGAAAACCCAGAGATATTTGCAAAGGCAAAG GCCGAGCAAGAGGAGATCATTCAAAACATCCCACCAACACAGAAGAGGATTAGCCTGAGGGACTTTAGGAAGATGGAGTACCTCTCCCAG GTTATCGATGAGACGCTGCGCTTTGTCAACATCTCATTCGTTTCATTCCGTGAAGCGAAGAAAGACGTCTCCGTGAACG CAGGCTACCTGATACCCAAGGGCTGGAAGGTTCAGCTGTGGTATAGAGGTGTGCACATGGATCCTGAAGTTTATCCTGACCCCAAGAAGTTCAACCCATCAAGATGGGAG GATTACTCGGCGAGAGCCGGCACATTCCTTCCCTTTGGACTTGGAACCAGACTGTGCCCCGGGAATGATCTTGCAAagctggagatctccatcttcCTCCACCATTTCCTCCTTGGTTACAA GCTCACTAGGACAAATCCAAGCTGCCGGATAAGATACCTGCCTCACCCCAGACCCGTGGACAATTGCTTGGCAAAGATCACCAAAGTTTCTGATGAACAATAA
- the LOC112876728 gene encoding ent-kaurenoic acid oxidase-like isoform X2, whose amino-acid sequence MAGPGLLAAVAAVLVVAIDAVVRRAHGWAREASLGAGRRARLPPGDMGWPVVGAMWAFLWAFRSGDPDSFIGSFIRRFGRAGMYRAFMFSSPTILVATPDACKRVLMDDDGFAEGWPKATVALIGSKSFLTLPCEEHRRLRKLTAAPINGSDALSTYLGFIDRTVAEALRRWSDAGEIEFLTELRRVTFQVIVQIFLTSADDATMRALERSYTDLNYGIRAMAINLPGFAFHKAFKARKKLVSVLQGALNERRVATTKGLPKSNMDMMDRLIEAEDEHGRRLDDEEIIDILIMYLIAGHESSAHISMWATVFLQENPEIFAKAKAEQEEIIQNIPPTQKRISLRDFRKMEYLSQVIDETLRFVNISFVSFREAKKDVSVNGYLIPKGWKVQLWYRGVHMDPEVYPDPKKFNPSRWEDYSARAGTFLPFGLGTRLCPGNDLAKLEISIFLHHFLLGYKLTRTNPSCRIRYLPHPRPVDNCLAKITKVSDEQ is encoded by the exons ATGGCAGGCCCGGGCTTGTTGGCAGCGGTTGCCGCCGTGTTGGTCGTGGCCATCGACGCCGTCGTACGGAGGGCCCACGGGTGGGCCAGGGAGGCCTCCCTCGGCGCCGGAAGGCGGGCACGGCTGCCGCCGGGGGACATGGGGTGGCCCGTCGTCGGCGCCATGTGGGCGTTCCTCTGGGCCTTCAGGTCCGGCGACCCCGACTCCTTCATCGGCTCCTTCATCCGACG GTTCGGGCGCGCCGGCATGTACAGGGCCTTCATGTTCAGCAGCCCGACGATCCTGGTGGCCACCCCGGACGCCTGCAAGCGGGTGCTCATGGACGACGACGGCTTCGCCGAAGGGTGGCCCAAGGCCACCGTCGCGCTCATCGGCAGCAAGTCCTTCCTCACCTTGCCCTGCGAGGAGCACCGGAGGCTGAGGAAGCTCACGGCCGCGCCCATCAACGGCTCCGACGCGCTCAGCACGTACCTTGGCTTCATCGACCGCACCGTGGCGGAGGCGCTGCGCCGGTGGTCCGACGCCGGCGAGATCGAGTTCCTGACGGAGCTGCGGCGGGTGACGTTCCAGGTCATCGTGCAGATATTCCTGACCTCCGCGGACGACGCCACCATGCGGGCGCTGGAGAGGAGCTACACCGACCTCAACTACGGGATTAGAGCCATGGCCATTAACCTTCCCGGCTTCGCCTTCCACAAGGCTTTCAAG GCTCGCAAGAAGCTGGTATCTGTGCTGCAGGGTGCTCTGAACGAGAGGAGGGTGGCGACGACGAAGGGTCTCCCCAAGTCGAACATGGACATGATGGATCGCCTGATCGAGGCCGAGGACGAGCATGGCAGGAGGCTGGACGACGAGGAGATCATTGACATCCTCATCATGTACCTGATCGCGGGGCATGAGTCCTCCGCACACATCTCCATGTGGGCTACGGTGTTTCTGCAGGAAAACCCAGAGATATTTGCAAAGGCAAAG GCCGAGCAAGAGGAGATCATTCAAAACATCCCACCAACACAGAAGAGGATTAGCCTGAGGGACTTTAGGAAGATGGAGTACCTCTCCCAG GTTATCGATGAGACGCTGCGCTTTGTCAACATCTCATTCGTTTCATTCCGTGAAGCGAAGAAAGACGTCTCCGTGAACG GCTACCTGATACCCAAGGGCTGGAAGGTTCAGCTGTGGTATAGAGGTGTGCACATGGATCCTGAAGTTTATCCTGACCCCAAGAAGTTCAACCCATCAAGATGGGAG GATTACTCGGCGAGAGCCGGCACATTCCTTCCCTTTGGACTTGGAACCAGACTGTGCCCCGGGAATGATCTTGCAAagctggagatctccatcttcCTCCACCATTTCCTCCTTGGTTACAA GCTCACTAGGACAAATCCAAGCTGCCGGATAAGATACCTGCCTCACCCCAGACCCGTGGACAATTGCTTGGCAAAGATCACCAAAGTTTCTGATGAACAATAA
- the LOC112874470 gene encoding serine/arginine repetitive matrix protein 1, with protein sequence MSGGFFRGTSADQDTRFSNKQAKLLKTQKFAPGLDHLVDMSKVKMDVMKPWIAKRVTELLGFEDEVLINFIYGLLEEKEADGKKIQIQLTGFMEKNTVKFMKELWSLLLSAQQNASGVPQQFLDAKEAEIQQKKAEDDRIAQEIQKKREKEGRDLELEKQKRMDGDAGISRSSGDPTGSAINNTIVNAEEDMELDFKRSSRTKNRGSRRSRSISSSPRGRRRSISPRKRSRSPSRRSRSIDRQRGLSRRSTSPRRSASPRRHSPRRRSPYSRRGSPSLPRYPSPSSRWRSPLRRKSPSSGSRRSPSPRHRRSPARASRRSPSPARRRSPVRRRFSPGRHRSPSPARRRPRSPSPGRRKPRSPSLGRRRPRSPSPGRHRPRSPSPGMRRPRSPSPGSHMPRSPSPGRRRPWSRSPVKRRSPSPKRRRRSPSPRTRYANRRPSPQRRRSISLYSSKSPNRSRRSLSIEAKRGMNGTPAIKVRVVPERDQEQRSDDDNDRDGARIGDHRSPDSEHRLLKSLRSPNNEERNSTRDSSFRSPGKQLPTQDSTDTSGDEEEGSRARENARKANSARRKTKDSADRRLSKVGARASSPGEKSPFMLQSGKGVQKKHPDQLSESSEDELVGRRLKCRTDSPDERSPPRIEKDDLHLKDGRKSEHAMRGSCDESVDAIEAKKFISEVIGDSQSEDGSPVKKPKKRTDIKSHIDSDSSGSEEPDKHRSHSEKRRHKKAHKHKRRYDDSSESDTEPDGKEAKRRKEEKRLRKEERRRRREERHRRRAERHASKQKMKQTDTVALPPDSEKHRDSDSDVDVRKRGSPAGREESDQKKLEIELREKALESLRAKKAINN encoded by the exons ATGTCGGGCGGCTTCTTCCGG GGGACGTCCGCTGACCAGGACACGCGCTTCTCCAACAAGCAGGCGAAGCTGCTCAAGACGCAGAAGTTCGCACCTGGGCTTGACCACCTG GTGGACATGTCAAAGGTCAAGATGGATGTGATGAAGCCCTGGATCGCCAAGCGGGTCACTGAGCTCCTCGGGTTCGAGGACGAAGTGCTCATCAACTTCATCTATGGGCTCCTCGAAGAGAAG GAGGCAGATGGGAAGAAGATTCAGATCCAGCTGACAGGGTTCATGGAGAAGAACACAGTGAAGTTCATGAAAGAGCTCTGGAGCCTCCTCCTAAGTGCGCAACAGAATGCCAGTGGGGTACCTCAACAGTTTCTAGATGCAAAGGAGGCTGAAATACAGCAGAAAAAG GCTGAGGATGATAGAATTGCACAGGAGATCCAAAAGAAGCGGGAGAAAGAGGGAAGAGACTTAGAACTGGAGAAACAGAAAAGGATG GATGGGGATGCTGGCATCTCAAGATCCTCTGGTGATCCAACTGGCTCTGCTATAAATAATACAATTGTCAATGCTGAGGAAGACATGGAATTGGACTTCAAGCGCAGCTCAAGAACAAAGAACCG GGGAAGTCGCAGATCCAGGAGCATATCTTCGTCGCCTCGTGGTAGGCGAAGATCTATTTCTCCCAGAAAGCGTTCTCGATCTCCTTCTAGGCGTTCCCGCTCTATTGATAGACAGCGTGGATTATCACGGCGTTCAACTTCACCTAGACGCTCTGCTTCTCCCCGAAGGCATTCTCCAAGAAGGAGATCACCTTATTCAAGGAGAGGGTCACCTTCATTGCCAAGGTATCCATCCCCATCTTCACGCTGGAGATCTCCTCTTCGCAGAAAATCACCATCGTCTGGGTCACGAAGGTCACCTTCTCCTCGCCATCGTCGTTCGCCAGCTCGTGCGTCAAGGAGGTCACCATCTCCTGCACGTCGAAGGTCTCCTGTCCGACGCAGGTTTTCACCAGGTAGACATCGATCTCCATCTCCAGCAAGGCGTAGGCCAAGATCCCCATCTCCGGGAAGGCGCAAGCCACGGTCCCCATCCCTAGGAAGGCGCAGACCACGGTCGCCATCTCCAGGAAGGCACAGGCCACGGTCCCCATCTCCAGGAATGCGCAGGCCACGGTCCCCATCTCCTGGAAGCCACATGCCACGCTCCCCGTCTCCTGGAAGACGTAGGCCATGGTCACGATCTCCAGTAAAACGTCGGTCCCCATCTCCAAAACGCCGGAGGAGGTCCCCATCACCAAGAACTCGTTATGCAAATCGACGTCCGTCTCCACAGCGGAGAAG GAGTATCAGTCTGTACAGTAGCAAAAGTCCTAATCGTTCTCGCCGGAGTTTGAGTATAGAGGCCAAGAGAGGAATGAATGGTACCCCCGCCATTAAAGTCAGAGTTGTGCCTGAAAG GGACCAAGAACAAAGATCAGATGATGATAATGACAGGGATGGTGCAAGGATTGGTGATCATCGCTCCCCAGATTCTGAACATAGGTTGTTAAAATCCTTGAGGTCGCCCAACAATGAAGAAAGAAACTCCACACGTGATAG CTCTTTCAGGAGCCCAGGGAAACAATTACCTACTCAGGACAGCACAGATACAAGTGGAGATGAGGAGGAAGGTAGTCGTGCTAG AGAGAATGCACGGAAAGCAAATTCAGCAcgtaggaaaactaaggattcaGCAGATCGGCGACTGAGCAAAGTTGGAGCTCGTGCCTCAAGCCCTGGGGAAAAATCACCATTCATGTTACAAAG TGGCAAGGGTGTCCAGAAAAAACACCCTGATCAACTGTCAGAATCATCAGAAGATGAGCTTGTTGGTAGAAGATTAAAGTGCAGAACAGATTCTCCTGATGAGCGTTCCCCACCAAGAATTGAAAAGGATGACTTGCATTTGAAGGACGGGAGGAAAAGTGAGCATGCCATGAGGGGTTCATGTGATGAATCTGTTGATGCTATCGAGGCAAAGAAATTTATTTCTGAAGTCATTGGGGACTCCCAATCAGAAGATGGAAGTCCTGTCAAAAAGCCCAAGAAAAGAACAGATATTAAAAGCCACATTGATTCTGATAGTTCAGGGTCTGAAGAACCTGACAAACATAGATCCCATTCTGAGAAGCGAAGGCACAAGAAGGCCCATAAGCATAAGAGACGTTATGATGATAGTTCTGAGTCTGATACCGAGCCAGATGGCAAAGAGGCAAAGAGgaggaaggaagaaaagagactgagaaaagaagaaagacGTCGAAGACGTGAAGAGCGGCATCGCAGAAGGGCAGAACGCCATGCCAGCAAACAAAAAATGAAGCAGACTGATACTGTTGCACTGCCTCCAGATTCTGAGAAGCATCGGGATTCTGATTCAGATGTTGATGTTAGGAAAAGAGGTTCCCCTGCTGGCAGAGAAGAGTCTGATCAGAAGAAACTTGAAATTGAGCTTCGTGAGAAGGCCCTTGAGTCTCTTAGAGCAAAGAAAGCCATCAACAACTAG